From a single Nostoc sp. MS1 genomic region:
- a CDS encoding Uma2 family endonuclease has translation MLSSPLIIQIPPSMQMTDEQFFEFCQINRDLQIERDKFGHISIMPPTGSETGNRNFNVALQLGVWSEKDGTGLCFDSSAGFTLSTGAERSPDASWIKSERWNSLTPQQQQRFAPICPDFVVELRSPSDNLQPLKDKMTEYMQEPGVQLGLLIDRKNRQLYIYRPQQPLQCLDNPDTVSCDPELPGFVLNMTKIW, from the coding sequence ATGCTATCATCACCCTTAATAATTCAAATTCCGCCATCAATGCAAATGACAGACGAGCAGTTTTTTGAGTTCTGTCAAATCAACCGTGACTTACAAATTGAGCGCGATAAATTTGGACACATTTCAATCATGCCGCCTACAGGTTCAGAGACAGGAAATCGTAACTTTAATGTAGCTTTACAGCTAGGGGTTTGGTCAGAGAAAGATGGTACAGGTCTTTGCTTTGACTCCAGCGCAGGATTTACATTATCAACAGGAGCAGAACGTTCTCCCGATGCCTCATGGATAAAATCAGAACGATGGAATAGTCTCACACCCCAACAGCAACAAAGATTTGCGCCAATATGTCCTGATTTTGTCGTAGAACTGCGATCGCCTAGTGATAACCTGCAACCCCTCAAAGATAAAATGACAGAATATATGCAGGAACCAGGGGTACAGTTAGGCTTGTTAATTGATAGAAAAAATCGTCAACTATATATTTACCGCCCTCAACAACCACTTCAATGTTTAGATAATCCTGACACAGTTAGCTGCGACCCTGAACTACCAGGATTTGTCTTAAATATGACTAAAATTTGGTAA